Proteins encoded by one window of Nicotiana tabacum cultivar K326 chromosome 10, ASM71507v2, whole genome shotgun sequence:
- the LOC107786314 gene encoding putative protein phosphatase 2C 58, producing the protein MTGGREILHKMKERACFIPSMPDSPDTRGKGGASKRIVHGSHLVKGKSNHAMEDCLVCEFKQVNNNELGLFAIFDGHMGHDVANYLQTNLFGNILKEHDFWTDAESATRRAYQTTDKDILEKAFQLGKGGSTAVTAMLINGQTLVVANVGDSRAVISKKSVAKQLSVDHEPNKEKEIIESKGGFVSNLPGDVPRVDGQLAVARAFGDKSLKRHLSSDPDVVIELIDNDVDLLILASDGLWKVMSNQEAVDCIKNMKDAKAAAKQLAEVAISRKSKDDISCIVVKFQ; encoded by the exons ATGACAGGAGGAAGAGAAATCCTGCACAAAATGAAG GAAAGGGCATGTTTTATCCCATCCATGCCAGACTCACCTGATACAAGAGGAAAAGGCGGAGCATCAAAGCGGATTGTTCATGGGTCCCACTTGGTGAAGGGAAAGTCTAATCATGCCATGGAAGATTGTTTAGTTTGTGAGTTTAAGCAAGTCAATAACAATGAGTTGGGCCTATTTGCAATCTTTGATGGACATATGGGCCATGATGTCGCAAACTACTTGCAGACAAACTTGTTTGGCAACATTTTGAAAGAG CATGACTTTTGGACTGATGCCGAGAGTGCAACTCGTAGAGCTTATCAAACAACAGACAAAGATATTCTGGAAAAAGCATTCCAATTGGGAAAAGGAGGTTCAACTGCAGTTACTGCAATGCTGATTAATGGTCAAACACTTGTAGTTGCAAATGTGGGAGATTCTCGAGCAGTCATATCCAAGAAGAGTGTTGCAAAGCAGCTATCAGTTGATCATGAGCCAAACAAGGAAAAGGAGATTATTGAAAGCAAAGGCGGTTTTGTTTCTAACCTTCCAG GGGATGTACCTCGGGTTGATGGACAGCTTGCTGTTGCCAGAGCATTCGGAGACAAGAGCTTGAAGAGACATCTTAGTTCAGATCCAGATGTAGTTATTGAGTTGATCGATAACGATGTGGATTTGCTCATTTTGGCAAGTGATGGTCTATGGAAG GTAATGTCCAACCAAGAGGCAGTGGACTGCATTAAGAACATGAAAGATGCAAAAGCAGCAGCTAAACAATTGGCAGAAGTAGCTATTTCAAGGAAAAGCAAGGACGATATTTCCTGCATAGTTGTAAAGTTTCAATGA